In Prionailurus viverrinus isolate Anna chromosome D1, UM_Priviv_1.0, whole genome shotgun sequence, the DNA window tgtgaaataatACCTCTTAGGAGAAATGGGTGGAAATTTTTTTGCCTAAATAACAAAAACTTGCCGTGTGGTATCATTAGCTATAAACCAATAAAAGGTTGTCTgacaataattttataatagGATCAATTTCTATAAAAGGACATTTCTAGTTTGTGATGATAAAACCTTGCCCTTGCGGTATAAGCTTAGACTTTCATGGACCATGGGAGGACAGACATGTGATTTATCTAAAAGTTAGATGATTCACAtaagttaaaaatgaatttagaaaacaTCTGTTTTATTCTAGCAAACATGaagtggctttgattttttttaagaccacATTTGTCCCATCTCTGTTTCTCATGTGCAGTAGTATGGGTTCCATGTAACAttaataaatacatgtgtatttGAGCTAGATTATTCTGATGACTGTAGGGAAAATGAATTGAAGGGAAGACCAGTCAGGAGACTTTACGTTAACTGAGTGAATAGTGGTAACTTTCCTAGCCATAGCAGCATGTATAatcagaatggagaaaaaaaaaattgaaaatattgagAATGCAAAAGCTAAGTAATTTAATGATAAATAGGGAAGGTATGTGGAATGAGAGACTCAGGGATGTTAGAATGACAGTTGATACAGAGGATGTAGTAGGAGCATATTGTGGGGAGACGATGATGAATTGCCTTCGGACATGTCAAGTTGGGAGTGCCTCAGGAATGCTCAAGTTCGGTTTTGAGCTAGAGTGTTCGTAGTGGGCCAAGGACAAGACCCTGACCTGAAGACTACCAACAGTTAagggacaggaggaggaagaggaacttGTGAAAAAACTGAGATGGAACGGTCAGAGAACTTCCACCAGATCCAGTCTAGTCCAGTGTTTGAGAACTCAGAGTGTCAAAAGGTGCCAAATGGAACAGTTCTTCTAGGAGTAACTGAAATCACAGATAAATAAGAAGGGAAAAACCAGTGACTCTTCTCATCTTCTGTTCTTCTCTGCTTTGCCCCAGGGTTTGTTACCTCGAGGTGAGAAGCCCAACCCTTTGAGGCAAAAGAATGCCAAGGTGAACCAACTCCTCAAGGTTTCCCTGCCGAAGCTTGCCAATGTTCAGCTCCTGGATACAGATGGGGGCTTCGTGCACTCGGACGGTGCCATCTCCTGCCACGACATGTTTGATTTTCTGCATCTCACGGGAGGGGGCTACGCAAAGATCTGCAAACCCCTGCATGAACTGATCATGCAGTTATTGGAGGAAACACCTGAGGAGAAACAAACCACCATTGCCTGACTGGCTCCCATCAGTGTTAATAGCACCCAGCTTCCTCAGATCAGTTATATCACTGGCACTACAGAATCCTTCTCTTTCTTAAGGCACTTTGCATTGTA includes these proteins:
- the PAFAH1B2 gene encoding platelet-activating factor acetylhydrolase IB subunit alpha2 isoform X2, with translation MVQLMQQYEIWRELFSPLHALNFGIGGDTTRHVLWRLKNGELENIKPKVIVVWVGTNNHENTAEEVAGGIEAIVQLINTRQPQAKIIVLGLLPRGEKPNPLRQKNAKVNQLLKVSLPKLANVQLLDTDGGFVHSDGAISCHDMFDFLHLTGGGYAKICKPLHELIMQLLEETPEEKQTTIA